A region of the Ovis canadensis isolate MfBH-ARS-UI-01 breed Bighorn chromosome 22, ARS-UI_OviCan_v2, whole genome shotgun sequence genome:
tgacccagataatcacgatggtatgatcactcacctagagccagacatcttggaatgtgaagtcaagtgggccttagaaagcatcactatgaacaaagctagtggaggtgatggaattccactagagctaattcaaatcctgaaagatgatgctgtgaaattgctgcactcaatatgccagcaaatttggaaaactcagcactggccacaggactggaaaaggtcagttttcattctaatcccaaagaaaggcaatgccaaagaatgctcaaactaccacacaattgcactcatctcacacgctagtaaagtaatgctcaaaattctccaagccaggcttcaacaatacatgaactgtgaacttcctgatgttccggctggtttttgaaaaggcagaggaacagagatcaaattgccaacatctgctggatcatggaaaaagcaagagagttccagaaaaacatctatttctgctttattgactatgccaaagtctttgactgtgtggatcacaataaactgtggaaaattctgaaagagatgggaatgccagaccacctaacctgcctcttgagaaatctgtatgcaggccaggaagcaacagttagaactggacatggaacaacagactggttccaaataggaaaaggagtatgtcaaggctgtatattgtcaccctgcttatttaacttctatgtagagtacatcatgagaaatgctggactggaagaaacacaagctggaatcaagattgccgggagaaatatcaataaccccagatatgcagatgacaccacccttatggcagaaagtgaacaggaactaagaagcctcttgatgaaagtgaaacaggagagtgaaaaagttggcttaaagctcaacattcagaaaacgaagatcatggcatctggtcccatcacttcatgggaaatagatggagaaacagtggaaacagtgtcagactttatttttttgggctccagaatcactgcagatggtgattgcagccatgaaattaaaagacgcttactccttggaagaaaaattatgaccaacctaggtagcatattcaaaagcagagacattactttgccaactaaggtctgtctagtcaaggctatggtttttccagtagtcatgtatgcatgtgagagttggactgtgaagaaggctgagcaccgaagaattgatgcttttgaactgtggtgttggagaagactcttgagagtcccttggactgcaaggagatccaaccagtccattctgaaggagatcaaccctgggatttctttggaaggaatgatgctaaagctgaaactccagtactttggccacctcatgcgaagagttgactcactggaaaagactctgatgctgggagggattgggggcaggagaagaagggcacgaccgaggatgagatggctggatggcatcactgactcgatggacgtgagtctgagtgaactccgggagttggtgatggacagggaggcctggcgtgctgcgattcatgggatcgcaaagagttgggcacgactgagcaactgaactgaactgaactgaacagacataaaatatcttgctaaaaactagcaagcaggcagtctttctgtccccttctgatgtctatgtcagaagttttcccTGTCTCTATTATGctttaataataaaacattgctacacaaaagctcctTGTagtcaagccttgtctctggccccggacTGAATTCAACTTCGGAGGCCACGAATCCCAGTGTAGCACATGGCTTGCAACCTCAACCTTTCACCATCATCTTGGGGATTagttttcaatatatgaattttgggggacacaaacattcagtctccCTCTTTAAAAGTTTTTGCTTTTGGAGGCATAAAATGAATAAGAAGATCATGGTCCATCAGATTCAAGGTTAACCCCTCTGTTCTCAGGGTTCTTCTCTGCAAAATGGCAGTAGTAATATTCACCTTGCAAGGCTATTGGTAGGGTTAGATGAGATAATCCATGTAAAGCACTGATGTTCAGTAAATTTCATCCATTTTCCAAGTATTTTCCcaatttttcattttggaaaatttcaaacCTTAAAAATGTTGAAAGGATAGTAGAATAATATCCAATATACTCATTGCAGTAGTTTGTTCACAGTGCCATAGAGAAACCCACAGACTGGGTAGCTTCAacaacagaattttgttttttcacagttccagaggctgggATTCCAAGGTTAGGGTGCCGGCAGAGGTGGCTTCTGGTGAGACctttcttcctggtttgcagatggcaCCTTCCTGCTGTGTCTGCTGAGGCCTCTTTGTATGAGTAACTCCTGGTGTCCCCCTTCTTCTTACAGGGACTTCAGTTCTCCTAGATTAGCGCCCCACTCTTATGACCTCAGTTACATTTAATTACCTTCTTAAAGGCCCTATGTCCACATAGATAGTCACATTATGGATTAAAACTTCAATATGGATTTTcagggggacacagttcagtccataatTGTtgtgtttgttcagtcactaagtcacatccaactgtttgtgacctcacagcatgccaggcaggcttccctgtccttcactatctcccagactgctcaaactcctgtccattgtgttgatgatgccatccaaccatctcattctctgtcatccccttctcctgctttcaatctttcccaacatcagggtcttctccagtaaatcggctctttgcatcaggtggccaaagtattggagcttcagctctagtatcagtctttccaatgaatattcagagttgatttcctttaggattgattggtttgatctccttggtatTTAATTTCCCTATTCACTACTGACCAGCATGGAAAACCTCAGACTGAATGTTTGAGATTCTCTGCATTGATTTTTGGAGGAAGTCATGGTTATGGGTGTGTTGGGGCGCGGAGGGGGCTCTCTTCATGGGGAGGATGAGCCGCATGAGGATGGTGTGTTACGTCCTTcagtgggagaggggtggggtgacTATGCCTGTGCTTTACTCTCTCCTTGCCATCCATGAGAACTGATGAAACATTAAATCTTTTCATTGTTGGCAGCATCTGGCATGGAGGTTCCAGCTCTGCTCCTGAGGGTGCTGCCACTCCAGACCCCTGCCTCGTGTCCCCAGAGGTGACTGAGCCGAGAGAGCACCCACAGGCAGCCAGGGGTCCAGAAGATTCTCCACGTCCCAGCACACCGGAGCCCCAGGAGTGGGAGAGTCCCTCGTCTTCCATGCGCTTTGCCGAGGGCCCCCCAGAAGGTTGCTTGGCAAGCCCAGAAGGGGAACCTGAAGGTTGGCCCCTGGTTCAACACTCTCGGAGGGAACTTTCTCCAAATGGCCCAGGAGAGGCCTCGGCAGCCTCTGTCCCTCAGGACGACAACTTGACTCAGCGCAAGCTGGTTTCTGTCATCCCCAGTGCCGAAGGAGAGACAGGCTTGAAGGAAGAAGAAGGGCAGAGACTGTCTTCCTCCAGCTCCACTGACCAGTTGGCAGGAATTCCACCAACTGCTCCTCCAGAGCCGATGAAGGTGCAGCTGCCTGGAGAGGATGCCCGGCCTGGTGATTTCAAGTCCCAAGGGCAAGAGGCTGCAGCTGGCTTACCACGGCCAGAGTCCCGGCAGGGAACCCCCAAGGCCCCTGCTGCCCACCTAGGCCAGGAGAGCTCAGCCAGCCTGGAGGAGCCTCCCCTAAAACCCGAGATCTCAACCTCGCAAGAGCCAGCCCCGGAATGCCCAGTGGAGGGGCCACCTCAGGATTTCACCAATGACACGGGATTCCTCGGGGCCTGCCCTCCCACTGGGACCAGTTCAGGGGCTGCCCAAGAAGCCAGAGCGAAGGCCGATTTCCAGGAAAGCTGCCAGCAGCCGATGGGAGCACTCCCAcccacagggctgccctgggATTCACTGGGTCCTGCCCTGGTGCGGGGGGCCAAGGGCTCTTGGGAGGAGACTCTGGGTGCCCTTGATGCTCAGGGTCACTCACAGACCAGGAGCCAAGATGCTCAGCCTCGTCAAGTCACCTGGGCAGCAACAGGTGATCAGCCCGAGGGAATTCTGTTCATGAGCCCTGAGTCTGCCCCACACGCCGCAACTGAGGATGTGGGTCCAGCTTCAagcctcccctcccagccagctgCTCTGGCCTCCGTGGCTGCAGAACAAGCCAAGGAGATGGTTTCCATGGCCGAGATGCCTGTTCTCACAGATCTGGCTACAGAGTGGGCAGAAGCAGGGTTGTCAGGACCGGAGAAGCAAGCATCAGACCtcagaggaaaaggagagggCCTGGAAGGAGGCTCCAGAGAGATTCCTGCTCCTGCCCCCCCGAAGGAGAGGGCAGAGCTTGGGAATAGGGAGCTAAGCCATGAAGTCCATCCAAAGGTTCCAGCTCTCCCCACTCCCAGTGCATCAGATGAGAGTGCCAGCAGGTCACCAGGGCCGAAAGATGAAGCTGAGCCCCCCGAAAGCCCAGCTGTGGCTAACGAGGAAAGCAAAATCGCTGGGGCTGATCCTAGAGGACAGGGAGCAGCCCCAGGGCCCCTTGATGGTGCAGATACTGGGAATCTACAGGCAGAACAACCTGAGGCCTGGGACTGCAAGCCTGACCCAGAGGTGGACAAGGACGAGGTTTCACAGCTGACTGGCGATGAGGAGAGCAAAGGCCTTCCGAACACAGTCCTAGCACAGCCACTTGGAGAGGAGATCCCCGGGCACGCGGACAGGTCTGACTGTCCCTTAGAAGATGCAGCTTGGAACATGGTGGCCCGTGGGATGATGGGAGAATCTCAAGTGGTCCACCCATCGGGCTCACTGCACCAGCTCCCTGAACAGCATCCCAGCCCACCCTCTGGGCCAGAAGGAGCTGGTGAATGTGTTCTTTCCCGGGGAATCATCTGGGCGGGGCCGGAACCACAGACCAAATGTCCCGACACCCTTCAGGACGTGGAGGGACTGGGAAGAATGGACTCTCTTCCTGCTTTAGAATCTGAGAAATCAGATTTCCTGTCGGCTCCTGCTCCAGAGGTCGTCCCCAAAGCCCAGGAGGCGGAGAGCATGCCTGAAATAAAGTCAGGGAGCCACCCATCCGCACAGAGGCCCGGCCATAGGGAGGGGGAGGGCTCGCTAAGATCTCCCCACCCCCGTGGGCTGGGGCGTGACACAGCTGGACAGGAAGTCCTTGCTGATGGGCCCCCTCCCCCTGAGGAGGAGAACTGGGCAGTGGACTGCAGGCTCACGACGCTCAGCCTGGAGCAAGGTCGGCAGGGAAACCTATCCCACCCGGGGGACAGCGGTATAGAAGTGACTGCATCCGAGAGGCCCTTACTGTGTCCTGAGAACCATCTCCAAACATCCCAGACACACCCAGACGCATTGGTCTTCAATATGCTCAGGGAGACATCCCAAGGGTGCGGAAGCAAAGAAGAGGCTTATCCAGGTGATACGGATTTTAAGAACCTGGGTGCCGATTCTCCACAAATCCACACACCCGTGGGACCGCGGGAAGATGTGAACTTGTCCACTCATGGAGGCAAGCAACCGGCTTCTGAAACGGAACTTCAAAGTGAGCTCCCCAAAGGCAGTCTGTCTGATGCTCCGAGTTCACCTCCTGGGGGCACAGTTCTGGAGAATCCTGAGACCGAGAAGTCGCAGTTGTCAGCACCCATGAAGCCTGAGTTGCCTGCACTCAGGGAGAAGGGGCAAGAGGGAGAATGCAGCGGCAGTCAGCCGTCCAGGAGCTCATCTCCTGCAGCAGACACTTCCCAAGACCCTTCTCTTGCAGGTAGCTTGAGCAGAAAGGAATATAGCTGTGCTGGGCAGGGGCCAAACGAGTCCCAACAGGAGCTGGTTGACGGGCTGAACACCGGCAGCCAGCATGAAGAAGCATGTCTTGAGGACGCAGGCATTTCAGGAGCAGCTGACGCTTGGCCCCAGCTCCAGGATTTGGGCAAGACAGAGAAGGCAAATGGAAACACCGTGGGGGCCCCGCCTTGTTGGCCTGACTCAGTAGCTCTCCCGGAGGCAGCTCACAGCCAGTCAGTTCCAGCACCTGCCAGCCCCCGAGCCACACCTGCCCAGGATGCCCCAGTGAGAGAGGCAGGTGAAGAAACCCAGGAGGGCAGGCAGCAACCGGGGTTGGtcccacagaaggaaatggaGCACCTCACTGCCTCAGATGCAGAGGTCCTGGagctttctggaattttcccaTCAGCCAAGGATCAAGGTGTGGATGGTGCTGAGACTTGCGGGAAGGCGGACGGAGGAGCCCTGGGGATGTGGCAGGCTCCGGGGGAGCCAGGCTCCCTCCGAACAGAGCAGCACTCTTCCCCTGGGGAGGAAGCCTCTACCTCTGCTCTAGGTGAGCAGCACTTGGCCAGCTGCCAGGATGCCTGGCCACTAGCCAGGGAGCTGGCTGAGAGTCCCAGAAGCGTGGCAGATCTTTCTGCAGCACAGGTTGTCCCTGACCCACAGAGGCTCCTGCCGTCTGGACCCCCGGAGGAGGCTGCCCCTGGTACTCCTTACCTGCACATCGAGGGTGCTGCCAGGAAAGGGCTGGAAGACAGTGTTGTGAAAGCTGTTTCACCCCAAGGCCCCGGAGCCCCTGGGGAAAGCCCTTGTTCCACTCGGGAGCCCCTGCTTGCCTCGGATatagcctcctccagggagggaTCTGCTGAGTCCTCCTTCTTGCaagcaggagctgcaggtgaGGGAATCTCTGCAGCGCCAGCCAGCCTTGGAAGCTCCAAAGCTGCGACCTCGGAGGGTCCTGTGGACTCTGTACCATACTTGGACAGGATGCCGTTTCTGGCCAAGACTAAGGAGACCACAGGGGAGGAGAAATGGTCAGGAGCTCCCGGTGCAAGTGCTGAGCCCGGCGAAATTCCAGCATGCCCCGTCAGTGAGGAGAGCAAGGCAGGGGAAGCAGCAAGAGAGACCGAGGGCAGCGGGGAGAGGATGCTAGAGCCTTCCAAGGATCCCAGGCAGGGAGCATCAGCTGGTGTAGACACAAGCTGCAGGCAGACTGGGATGCTCGCTGGGTTGCCTGATTTCAGGGAGCACATCACCAAGATCTTCGAGAAGTCTGTGCTTGGAGCCCTGACCGCCGATTGGCCCCAGAGCACACAGGGAGAAAAGGCGGGAGCCGGGAAGAGGGTGATGGGCAAGGGCCTCATGGTGCCAAGCCCAGAGAAGCTTCCAGATGGGACTCAAGGAGTGGCCgtcacccctctccccacccttcctACTGGTCTCTGGGTGGACTCAAAGGAGAAGAAGCAAGAGCTGGCCGTAGAGGCTGAGATTTCTCGTCTGGGTCCCCAGGATCCAGCTCTAGGAGAGCTGCCCGGGCTGGCCTGGCTGGCCGCAGAGCACACCCTGCCGGGCGCCAGTGATGGAAAGGAAGTAAGCGAGGCCCCGCAGGTGCTGGCGGACAGCAAGAAGCTGGAGGGGGCTGGAGAAGGCTGGTGGCGGGGACCTGGAGGAGGCCAGGCCCATTCACAGCAGGCAGGTGGCCCACAGGAAGCAGCTTCAGATCTGTCTTCACAGGCGGCTTCTCCAGAGGCTTCCGGGGCTGACTTGCAGGTGGCTCCCCAGAGCCATGCAGAAGGGGACTCTGGTCCAGATGACAGCATTCCTTCTGGAAAACAGAGCCAGGAAACAGCCCACCAGGACAGTCAACCCAGAGAAGATGGTCCCCGGGGCTCTTCTCACCCCCGGGCTCTGGGTGACATGCCAGGATCCACCTCTGCCTGGGGAGCATCTCCCCACGGGGACGTCCCACCTCTGCCCGAGGCTGTCGGTCAGCCCTGCACCCCAGACCCACTTGGGGGTGAGAGGAGGCGTGCAGGTGCAGCTGGCATCTCGGAAACACAAGATGCCCTGGGCACCCAGGGCGTCCGGGAGCCCCCAGCTGGGGAAGTGGCAGATAATCCGCTGGAGCCCGGCTTGGAAGCTGGAGCTGCTGGGGAAGCAGAGGGTGACGTCACTGTGAACACAGCTGGGACCCGGACATGTGTGTCTGAGGACCTGCCTGAAACAGGTACTACGAGAATGTTCTCTGGTGCGGCTGTTGCCTCGGCTGTGCCAGGAAGCCCTGGGGACCCAGGCTGCTCAGAAGGGGCTCTGAGGATGGATGCTGAAGTCGCCCCAGGTGGGGGCCGCCCGGCCGGGCCCCCACAGGCTGAGGAGCAACCCAGGCCTGAGTTCCCTGCTTTTGCGGAGGATGGGAAGATAGGTGTCTCCTCACCCACAGAACCTGACGAAACTCGGGACCTGAAGCTGCAAAACCTGGATCCAGAAGCACTGGATGCTGAGAGGTACTTAGAATAAATTCACACGCTAATGTGGGGTCAACTGTAAAAgtgattctcatttttaaaagtcaaagtgaTGAGCGGCTTTAAAGAAGCTTCATTTTTCCGTATCTAATTGTTTAAATTTCCCTACTTACAATCTCTGGATGTGCTGAGAGTCTGAAAACATGTGAGAAATGGTTTGGAGGCGTCTGTTTGGTTTGGAGGAGCTGTCTGTTTAAcacatcttttttcctttccttgtgttctttaattcttctaactGAAATTGTAAAGCATGAAATATTTACAGGCCAGCAGTGGACTATGGGGTCATAGGTTATGGTcagtcagactatttttctggtgTCCAGATACATTTGCTTTTGAATCTGGATTTATTTATGCAGAGAGGCCTAAACGATCCCAAAGCATCTCAAAGCCTTTCACTGCCtgaagctaattttttttttctagagatTTTCCTGAAGTAGCCACTTAAAGCTTAAACTGGGAAAAGGGCTTTTCAATAGGACATGGAGAGAAATGCCTTTTCTAAGATGTATTGCTTTCTTTACATTATCCCAGAAAGATCCCCAAGGCTGGCCCATCTATGTTACCTTTGGTTCCTGAGAAGGATGCTCCAGACATCACGGACGAGGTTATTTCAGATGATGCCAGCAGTGCGGGAGGAGCAGAAAGGTCAGTGAAAAGGCATCAGCCTTTGGAGAACCCTGCCTTCCTCTGGCAGAGACATGCTGGATGTTTTGCAAAGGATAGTACTAAAATGTATGCGTCTTAATCTAAGAAAGATATACCTCGCCGTTCTGATTCTTTACACAGTGCCTGAGATAACTATGATCTCCATTGCTTGTATAAAGGAATTGTTTTCACATCTGAgcttatctttgtttttcttaacatctttattgagatgtaattcacataccatctcatttgttcatttaaggTATACAAGTCAGTggcttttaatatattcacagagttgtgcagttCTCAACTCTgtagtcaattttagaacattgtcATCCCCTCCAAGAAACCCTGCACCCCTTAGACAACACGCCCCGTATCTCCCCACTCTCCAAGCCTGACACCTCCTAATCTAGTTCATTACCTTTTGAGGTAAATAGGTTCAAGTCTGATTTAATCTTGAGCAGGAATGCCTAATCACCAACAGCAGTCATGCCCCCTAGGGAGGAGGACAAATGACAGAGGCAACAAGGAATCCAGACCTTCACACTTTGCAGGGTACGTGCCTGTTCTTTCCTAAGTGAAATGCCACCCGTGGCTGGGCACCAGCTGCTGCTGGGAAATGACATCCTTCAGGGGAGAGGGAGGTGCTTTGGGCATAGACACATTCTGAACAAGCTTTGCAGCATCCTTAGCTGTTTGGCTCCTCcagagttctgtgtgtgtgtgtgtgtatacatgtgtgtgcacacacacacaggcacatgctcATGTGAGTGAGGCGGGGTTGGATTTTAAATTAGTACCTGTGGCTAGCCCAGAGTATCCTGCCAAACAGCTGCAGCCATTTTGTAAATGAATTGATGCATATTTTGCACACGCCAAAAGAATGCATGATCACCTGTTTGTCAAGTCTGAGCACTTCCACCCAACTGCCTTGCCATCCAAACGAGGGCAACTCTCATAACTGTGGGCCAACAGAGTTGCAAGCCCTGTTGCCAAGacagatgcaagtttgatctgcACTGGACACTTGTCTCTGCTGCTGACTTAGCACAAAATTCCCCACAACTCTTGCTCATATGTATTTTTGACATTCCCAGTAAAAGTATAGGAAAAGATGTCTAACTTGAAAaatcctccccttcctctccccgcAAATGTTATATTAGCTCTTTCTCAGTCCCTGGATGTTTTATCATCCTTCCTGGAGAACAAGAAGGTCTTAGGACCAGGCATATAGTaatccaataaatatttcatgaCTCGATGTTCtaatcagttttaattttaaaattataatttctaaATTAACACTAGATATGTGTAAGATGTAGAAAAgtataaggaaaaagagaaaaatccacaGCCCCAACATCTAATGATTGCTGGTATTTATGATGTTAGTGTGTGCACAAACGCACATTATGTTAGGGTAGTTTcatccattgttttttttttttctgtttaaattctCAGAGTCCTTTTTTTCCTGCTGCCATCAGAACTCTTTGCAGACATAAATCTTAGTGGCTCAAAGTGTATGACTTATAATTTACGGAGCAGTAGATATTGACCTCAATATAATGGGTGTTCTATGCACTTTGCTGTGGTTGAGGATTTGTTGGGTGATAGACTTTCAGATGCTCGAGTTGTGTCGTTCATTTTGGCAGCCCTGGTCACATGTGTTCGGAGATGCACTGTGAGGGTAAAACGCATCTCAGATGTTGAAGATTTAGTGTTGATAGCTTACGGTGAACGGTGTTGGattcgtgatctctgaagaagatttagcttcgggaccagggaccaggcttggtcactcaagagcttttgtgtaggagagttttattcaagtataaaaagagacagagaaagtttcGGACATGGACATCACGAGGAAAAGTCTTACCAGACCCATTCCCACAACCTAcatcttttgttttattgtttaatcattagctctgggcttaaagaaaataacatcttatgtgactaagactaaggaatgttggggaaaaagtttgtccttttctcctcctggaccCCTTCCTCCTTGAGGGCCCCGGACTCCTTATCAATCTACCTAAGGATTGGCTCTCTCAGTGTGAAGCAAAGaatacagggaattccctggtggtccagtggttaggactctggactttgaactaggatcccacaagctgcatagtgtgaccaaaaaaaaaaaaaccaacaagaaacatcattaataatttttatattgcatgttaaaatggtaatattttgGATGTTCTAGGTTATACTgttattgaaattattttcatatttttttcttgtttttacttGGCTACCAACATTTAAACATTACTAAGTGGCTTTTGCATTTGTGACTTGCATTTGTGACCTGTGTGGCCTtgcatgctcagtggtgtctgattctttgagatcccatggactgtagtccatcaggctcctttgtccatgggattttccaatcaagaatactggagagggttgtcatttcctcctccaggggtatctttccaacccatggtCTACTTCTATTTAGATCATTTGGATCTATTTAGATCAGCTTTGCTCTGGTCCTTGAAGGAAATGAGGATGGAAGAGGGCTCACCTTTCCTGTGCTTTGGGTTCTTAGGAAAAAGGCCTGCTACTCTCCCATTGGCTGAGGATTTCCAGAAAGAATTCCAGGTGGGATGACCTCTGGCTCCCCTGCCTCGAGGGCAGTTATAGGGACAGCCACATCTGAGCAAATGGACCACAACAGAGCCTACTTTATACTCAATAGACAATCGAAGGTCTCCAGAAGGTACAGACCAGCTCTGTCCAATTGAAATAGGACATAAGCTGCAAATATAAtcttaaattttctagtagccatattcaaaacaaatagaaattattaaaattttaattaatattaaacaaattaaaattgaaatattaaaattaattttaataatacattttcaGTAACACAACATGTagacttccctggggctcagtagagaacttgcctgccaattcaggagattgaggtttgatccctgggttgggaaggtcccctggagaaagaaatggcaacccactccatattattgtccaggaaatcccatggacagaggagcctgacaggctactgtccatggggttacaaaagagtcaggcatgtcttaccaactaaacaacaacaacaaaacccaataTATGACAGATATTATCACTTCAACATGCaatcaatatataaattattaactTGGTATTCTACATTCTTATTTGCGTATGAAGTCTCTGCATGCTGGGGTGTATTTCATGTCCACAGCACACCTCCGTTTGGACTGGTCACATATCAAGCCCTCAACGGTTCCATATGGTGAGTGGCTGCTGCCTGGGACACCCCAGCTCCTCCCAGAACTCTCAGAGTCATCGAATGATCCATAAGGCCAAGCCTTCTCACGGGGTCCCCAAAGGCTCTCCTCACTCAGCCCAGCAACTTCATTCCTACTTTAACACCAGTGCTGGGAATGCTTCTTTGCCTTTGCGGAAGCTCAGTAGCTCCAGTGGACCTTTCACCCCGAGGGAGCTGTGCTGTGGATCTGAGCGGGCCTCAGAGAAAGTCCCTCCAAAGTCGGGCGTGTGTGCCC
Encoded here:
- the TACC2 gene encoding transforming acidic coiled-coil-containing protein 2 isoform X4; this translates as MGNENSSSGNQKTSLARSPGSVQPPGNSQRVERKPEEASEGTDPGDRPSIWHGGSSSAPEGAATPDPCLVSPEVTEPREHPQAARGPEDSPRPSTPEPQEWESPSSSMRFAEGPPEGCLASPEGEPEGWPLVQHSRRELSPNGPGEASAASVPQDDNLTQRKLVSVIPSAEGETGLKEEEGQRLSSSSSTDQLAGIPPTAPPEPMKVQLPGEDARPGDFKSQGQEAAAGLPRPESRQGTPKAPAAHLGQESSASLEEPPLKPEISTSQEPAPECPVEGPPQDFTNDTGFLGACPPTGTSSGAAQEARAKADFQESCQQPMGALPPTGLPWDSLGPALVRGAKGSWEETLGALDAQGHSQTRSQDAQPRQVTWAATGDQPEGILFMSPESAPHAATEDVGPASSLPSQPAALASVAAEQAKEMVSMAEMPVLTDLATEWAEAGLSGPEKQASDLRGKGEGLEGGSREIPAPAPPKERAELGNRELSHEVHPKVPALPTPSASDESASRSPGPKDEAEPPESPAVANEESKIAGADPRGQGAAPGPLDGADTGNLQAEQPEAWDCKPDPEVDKDEVSQLTGDEESKGLPNTVLAQPLGEEIPGHADRSDCPLEDAAWNMVARGMMGESQVVHPSGSLHQLPEQHPSPPSGPEGAGECVLSRGIIWAGPEPQTKCPDTLQDVEGLGRMDSLPALESEKSDFLSAPAPEVVPKAQEAESMPEIKSGSHPSAQRPGHREGEGSLRSPHPRGLGRDTAGQEVLADGPPPPEEENWAVDCRLTTLSLEQGRQGNLSHPGDSGIEVTASERPLLCPENHLQTSQTHPDALVFNMLRETSQGCGSKEEAYPGDTDFKNLGADSPQIHTPVGPREDVNLSTHGGKQPASETELQSELPKGSLSDAPSSPPGGTVLENPETEKSQLSAPMKPELPALREKGQEGECSGSQPSRSSSPAADTSQDPSLAGSLSRKEYSCAGQGPNESQQELVDGLNTGSQHEEACLEDAGISGAADAWPQLQDLGKTEKANGNTVGAPPCWPDSVALPEAAHSQSVPAPASPRATPAQDAPVREAGEETQEGRQQPGLVPQKEMEHLTASDAEVLELSGIFPSAKDQGVDGAETCGKADGGALGMWQAPGEPGSLRTEQHSSPGEEASTSALGEQHLASCQDAWPLARELAESPRSVADLSAAQVVPDPQRLLPSGPPEEAAPGTPYLHIEGAARKGLEDSVVKAVSPQGPGAPGESPCSTREPLLASDIASSREGSAESSFLQAGAAGEGISAAPASLGSSKAATSEGPVDSVPYLDRMPFLAKTKETTGEEKWSGAPGASAEPGEIPACPVSEESKAGEAARETEGSGERMLEPSKDPRQGASAGVDTSCRQTGMLAGLPDFREHITKIFEKSVLGALTADWPQSTQGEKAGAGKRVMGKGLMVPSPEKLPDGTQGVAVTPLPTLPTGLWVDSKEKKQELAVEAEISRLGPQDPALGELPGLAWLAAEHTLPGASDGKEVSEAPQVLADSKKLEGAGEGWWRGPGGGQAHSQQAGGPQEAASDLSSQAASPEASGADLQVAPQSHAEGDSGPDDSIPSGKQSQETAHQDSQPREDGPRGSSHPRALGDMPGSTSAWGASPHGDVPPLPEAVGQPCTPDPLGGERRRAGAAGISETQDALGTQGVREPPAGEVADNPLEPGLEAGAAGEAEGDVTVNTAGTRTCVSEDLPETGTTRMFSGAAVASAVPGSPGDPGCSEGALRMDAEVAPGGGRPAGPPQAEEQPRPEFPAFAEDGKIGVSSPTEPDETRDLKLQNLDPEALDAERKIPKAGPSMLPLVPEKDAPDITDEVISDDASSAGGAESSLVPDGVIQPAALEDLENSLLAASTSHSDVSGQVSTDLTAQSTIPAAARVDLTAPASEYASLPSAPAGDGVEASVPSCQRLAKDLSRSSDSEEAFETPESTTPVKAPPAPPPPPPEVITAPEVSVQAPLEEPGCSSEPASVPDGPRSSSVEGSPFHPPPHSFSAVFDEDKPIASSGTYNLDFDNIELVDNLQTLEPRPSDPKNQDCKVNSRRKSTDSVPTSKSTLSRSLSLQASDFDGASCSGNPEATAPVADAYSAGSSSASSTLKRTKKPRPPSLKKKQTTKKPPETPPVRETQHEPTGESPDPSEENQTAGTRPEPARAEGSRSALSEEAPPEPAAAPKAACPLDCEAAEGAVPPASGGGRVQNSPPIGRRTLPLATAPEAVEVTPSDSGGQEDSPAKGLSVRLEFDYSEDKGSWDTQQETPPPTKKIGKKPVAKMPLRRPKMKKTPEKLDNTPASPTRSPAEPNDIPIAKGTYTFDIDKWDDPNFNPFSSTSKMQESPKLPQQSYNFDPDACDESTDPFKTCSKAPSSPSKSPASFEIPASAVEANGVDGDGLNKPAKKKKTPLKTDTFRVKKSPKRSPLSDPPSQDPTPAATPETPPVISAVVHATDEEKLAVTNQKWTCMTVDLEADKQDYPQPSDLSTFVNETKFNSPTEGKQRGGQLDSHPALEATAPREQRARKETAKPELDYRNSYEIEYMEKIGSSLPQDNDAPKKQALYLMFDTSQESPVKSPPVRMSESPTPCSGSSFEETEALVNTGAKIQHPVARGLAPNQEPHLQVPEKSSQKELEAMALGTPSEVMEITAPEGSFASADALLSRLAHPASLCGALDYLEPDLAEKNPPVFAQKLQEELEFAIMRIEALKLARQIALAARSRQDTKREAAHPPDVSISKTALYSRIGTAEVEKPAGLLFQQPDLDSALQIARAEIITKEREVSEWKDKYEESRREVMEMRKIVAEYEKTIAQMIEDEQREKSVSHQTVQQLVLEKEQALADLNSVEKSLADLFRRYEKMKEVLEGFRKNEEVLKKCAQEYLSRVKKEEQRYQALKVHAEEKLDRANAEIAQVRGKAQQEQAAYQASLRKEQLRVDALERTLEQKNKEIEELTKICDELIAKMGKS